From Salvia splendens isolate huo1 chromosome 3, SspV2, whole genome shotgun sequence, a single genomic window includes:
- the LOC121796717 gene encoding uncharacterized protein At4g04775-like: MVKTTSFYTSSVKIRLYRPNQTLFTPPLSLDSSTPNHFPFLDSSRDSSTPIGSENPVTRMSSSSQHSSRTWPRFEAVVCDHGLEADVVTSNTDANPGRRFYRCQVWKEDDCKFFRWIDPSLSPNQEYFFKQLKLDRDNVQRALRDRVAKQDALDESVRSKTVEVEALQGVVAQLQRQNRNLKVVICMLCIVLWILL, from the exons ATGgtcaaaacgacgtcgttttatacATCATCAGTCAAAATTAGGTTATATCGCCCAAATCAAACGCTATTCactcctcctctctcgctggATTCATCCACCCCCAACCATTTTCCATTCTTGGATTCAAGTCGCGATTCATCCACCCCCATTGGAAGCGAAAATCCCGTAACAAG GATGTCGAGTTCTTCCCAGCATTCGAGCAGAACGTGGCCGAGGTTTGAGGCAGTGGTCTGTGATCACGGTCTTGAAGCTGATGTGGTGACATCCAATACGGATGCCAATCCCGGACGACGCTTCTATCGTTGCCAAGTCTGGAAGGAGGACGACTGTAAATTCTTTCGTTGGATTGATCCATCATTGTCACCGAATCAAGAGTATTTTTTCAAACAACTGAAGCTTGATAGGGACAACGTGCAAAGAGCATTGAGAGATAGGGTTGCTAAGCAGGATGCACTCGACGAGAGCGTCCGTTCGAAAACCGTTGAAGTTGAAGCACTCCAAGGTGTTGTCGCACAGTTGCAGCGTCAAAACCGGAACTTGAAGGTTGTCATTTGCATGTTATGTATCGTCTTGTGGATCTTGTTATAG